In Populus trichocarpa isolate Nisqually-1 chromosome 7, P.trichocarpa_v4.1, whole genome shotgun sequence, the following proteins share a genomic window:
- the LOC7456287 gene encoding senescence-specific cysteine protease SAG39 — MPTSLLIASPIYQLLIPKAAMRFTKQFQFVCLALLFILGAWPSKSTARTLLDAPMYERHEQWMTQYGRVYKDDNERATRYSIFKENVARIDAFNSQTGKSYKLGVNQFADLTNEEFKASRNRFKGHMCSPQAGPFRYENVSAVPSTVDWRKEGAVTPVKDQGQCGCCWAFSAVAAMEGINKLTTGKLISLSEQEVVDCDTKGEDQGCNGGLMDDAFKFIEQNKGLTTEANYPYKGTDGTCNTNKAAIHAAKITGFEDVPANSEAALMKAVAKQPVSVAIDAGGSDFQFYSSGIFTGSCDTQLDHGVTAVGYGVSDGSKYWLVKNSWGAQWGEEGYIRMQKDISAKEGLCGIAMQASYPTA, encoded by the exons AGGCTGCCATGAGATTCACTAAACAATTCCAATTTGTTTGCTTGGCCTTGCTCTTCATTTTGGGAGCTTGGCCTTCTAAATCCACAGCTCGAACCCTCCTGGATGCACCCATGTATGAGAGGCATGAGCAATGGATGACTCAGTATGGGCGTGTATACAAGGATGACAACGAGAGGGCGACCCGTTACAGCATATTCAAGGAAAATGTTGCACGCATAGATGCTTTTAACAGTCAAACCGGCAAATCTTACAAACTTGGTGTCAATCAATTTGCAGATCTTACAAATGAAGAGTTCAAAGCTTCACGCAATAGGTTCAAGGGCCATATGTGCTCTCCACAAGCAGGTCCTTTCAGATATGAAAACGTTTCCGCAGTGCCTTCTACCGTGGACTGGAGAAAGGAAGGAGCTGTAACCCCTGTCAAGGACCAAGGACAGTGTG GTTGTTGTTGGGCATTTTCTGCAGTGGCAGCCATGGAAGGAATCAATAAGCTTACGACTGGTAAATTGATCTCCCTTTCAGAGCAAGAGGTTGTTGATTGTGACACTAAGGGTGAGGATCAAGGCTGCAACGGTGGTTTGATGGATGATGCCTTCAAATTCATTGAACAAAACAAGGGTCTAACAACTGAAGCTAACTACCCATACAAGGGAACAGATGGCACTTGCAACACTAACAAGGCAGCCATCCACGCAGCAAAGATTACCGGGTTTGAAGATGTGCCAGCAAACAGTGAAGCTGCACTGATGAAGGCTGTTGCCAAGCAACCAGTTTCTGTTGCTATTGACGCTGGTGGATCTGATTTCCAATTCTACTCGAGTGGCATCTTTACAGGAAGTTGCGACACTCAACTAGACCATGGTGTCACTGCTGTTGGATATGGAGTGAGCGATGGATCAAAGTATTGGCTAGTGAAGAACTCATGGGGTGCACAATGGGGGGAAGAGGGATACATACGAATGCAGAAAGATATATCTGCGAAGGAAGGACTATGTGGCATAGCTATGCAAGCCTCTTACCCCACTGCCTGA